A region from the Ichthyobacterium seriolicida genome encodes:
- a CDS encoding O-methyltransferase, whose protein sequence is MNDILINQKIEEYIINHSDDEPELLYSLYRETYQKHVNPRMLSGHYQGRILSMISKIIRPEKILEIGTFTGYSSLCLAEGLKETGRLYTIDIDEELKDIISKYFKLSKYSNQLTNIVGDAIEEIPKIKEKFDLVFIDADKENYCNYFNMVFPKLNKNGIILTDNVLWSGKVIEELNDKDSDTKAIIEYNKMIKENPLVEVVVLPIRDGLSLVRKI, encoded by the coding sequence ATGAACGACATTTTAATAAATCAAAAAATAGAAGAATACATCATCAATCACAGTGATGACGAACCAGAATTATTGTATTCTCTTTATAGGGAAACATACCAAAAACACGTAAATCCAAGGATGTTATCTGGGCATTATCAAGGACGTATCCTCTCTATGATAAGCAAGATAATCAGGCCAGAAAAAATATTAGAAATAGGAACATTTACAGGATACTCATCACTTTGCTTGGCTGAAGGATTAAAAGAAACAGGACGTCTATACACCATAGACATAGATGAGGAACTAAAAGATATAATCTCTAAATATTTTAAATTATCTAAATACTCCAATCAACTAACGAATATCGTAGGAGATGCTATAGAGGAAATCCCTAAAATAAAAGAAAAATTCGACCTAGTATTCATAGATGCAGATAAAGAGAATTACTGCAATTATTTCAACATGGTTTTTCCTAAACTCAACAAAAATGGAATAATCCTAACAGATAACGTTCTATGGAGTGGTAAAGTTATAGAAGAACTAAATGACAAAGACTCAGATACAAAGGCAATTATAGAATACAACAAAATGATAAAAGAAAATCCTCTGGTAGAGGTAGTCGTACTACCCATAAGAGATGGACTGAGTTTAGTCAGGAAGATATAA
- a CDS encoding M16 family metallopeptidase, producing MDICEFSLPNGIRVVHQTVNNPIAHCGISINTGTRDENEHQYGMAHFVEHLLFKGTKKRKPHHILSRIDEVGGYINAFTSKEDTSVHASFLCEYYKRAIELLFDIVFNSTFPEIEIEKEKKIVIDEINSYKDSPSELIFDEIEELVFKGSLMGNNILGDEKSIKSFGRDQVISFLDEKYNTDEIVFSFVGNISLTKIEREIKKHALSIKTNTRKSQREKVGEYKAIYLEKEMNTHQCHAVIANRSLDLNHKDIYTVSLINNILGGPAMNSRLNLIVRERYGLAYNIESFCSSYSDTGILGIYVGSDKKNIYKSLNIIKKELKKLSTKKISYTQLKKYKIQFIGQLTIGQENNASRMLANAKSILSCPRIETFSEIRKRIESIEESDIIEVANLLFREKDLTTLIYKSQ from the coding sequence ATGGATATTTGTGAATTTTCCCTTCCAAACGGAATAAGGGTGGTACATCAAACTGTAAATAATCCCATTGCGCATTGCGGCATATCTATAAATACTGGAACCAGAGATGAAAATGAGCATCAATATGGCATGGCTCACTTTGTAGAGCATCTATTATTTAAAGGAACTAAAAAAAGAAAACCACATCACATTCTAAGTAGGATAGATGAAGTAGGTGGATATATAAACGCCTTTACTAGTAAGGAAGACACTTCTGTCCACGCCTCTTTTCTATGCGAATATTACAAAAGGGCTATAGAACTTTTGTTCGACATAGTCTTTAACTCTACCTTCCCAGAGATAGAAATAGAAAAAGAAAAAAAAATAGTAATAGACGAAATAAATTCCTATAAAGATTCTCCTTCAGAATTAATATTCGATGAGATAGAAGAGCTAGTATTCAAAGGATCCCTAATGGGAAATAATATACTAGGAGATGAAAAAAGCATAAAAAGTTTCGGCAGAGATCAAGTCATTTCATTCTTAGATGAGAAATACAATACCGATGAAATAGTATTTAGTTTTGTAGGAAATATCAGCCTGACAAAAATAGAACGAGAAATTAAAAAACACGCCCTATCGATAAAAACTAATACTAGAAAATCCCAACGGGAAAAAGTAGGAGAATACAAAGCTATCTACTTAGAAAAGGAGATGAACACACATCAATGTCACGCTGTAATAGCAAACAGATCTTTGGATTTAAACCACAAGGACATATATACAGTATCGCTGATAAACAATATACTTGGAGGACCTGCTATGAATTCACGTTTGAACCTAATCGTGAGAGAGAGATACGGACTAGCATACAATATAGAATCTTTTTGTTCTAGTTATTCCGACACAGGTATCTTAGGAATCTACGTAGGATCTGATAAAAAAAATATCTATAAAAGTTTAAACATCATAAAAAAAGAGCTGAAAAAGTTAAGCACAAAAAAGATAAGTTATACTCAACTTAAGAAATATAAAATCCAATTTATAGGACAGTTGACCATAGGACAAGAAAATAATGCTTCTCGTATGTTAGCCAATGCAAAATCTATATTGTCATGCCCAAGGATAGAGACCTTTTCGGAAATAAGAAAAAGAATAGAATCAATAGAAGAAAGTGATATAATAGAGGTTGCAAACCTCTTGTTTAGAGAGAAAGACTTAACTACACTTATATATAAATCACAATGA
- a CDS encoding transposase, giving the protein MILKVMVYAYMDNTYSSKKIKKATRENIIYMWLSAQQVVDHNTIVRFRSKKLKTIFKDIFKQVVLLLADEGLLTQIIHSRMNFSDRIYHFIQYL; this is encoded by the coding sequence ATGATACTCAAAGTGATGGTATATGCTTACATGGATAACACCTATTCTTCAAAAAAAATTAAGAAAGCAACGCGTGAAAACATCATTTATATGTGGCTTTCAGCTCAACAGGTAGTAGATCACAATACCATTGTTCGATTCCGTAGTAAAAAACTCAAGACCATTTTTAAAGATATTTTCAAACAAGTGGTCTTGTTATTAGCGGATGAAGGTTTGTTAACCCAGATTATTCATAGTCGTATGAATTTTTCGGATAGAATCTATCACTTTATCCAGTATTTATAA
- a CDS encoding serine hydroxymethyltransferase, which produces MKKDLKIFELIEKEKNRQIKGLELIASENFVSDEVMRASGSILTNKYAEGFPNRRYYGGCGVIDEIEQLAIDRAKTLFNAEYANVQPHSGSQGNAAIYFSCLNPGDKILGFNLSHGGHLTHGSPVNFSGKIYNASFYGLEKETGRLNYDDIQSMAIKEKPKMIIAGASSYSRDIDFKKFREIADSVGALLLADISHPAGFIARGILNDPIPHCHFVMTTTHKTLRGPRGGIIIMGKDFDNTLGIKNLKGGGLKKMSSIIDSAVFPGCQGGPLEHTIAAKAVAFEEAMSDDYFDYILQVKKNAEVLAEELVKKGYDIISGGTDNHCILIDLRSKNITGKEAEDCLCKADITVNKNMVPFDTESPFITSGIRIGTSAITTRGLNAADMPMIADLIDRVIIDNDDEDMIEGVKADVNKFMEDRPLFATQKI; this is translated from the coding sequence ATGAAAAAGGATCTTAAAATTTTTGAATTAATAGAAAAGGAAAAGAACAGACAGATTAAAGGTTTAGAGCTGATTGCTTCGGAGAACTTTGTCAGTGATGAGGTCATGAGAGCTTCGGGTTCTATACTTACCAATAAATATGCTGAAGGATTTCCCAATAGGCGCTATTATGGCGGATGTGGTGTTATAGACGAAATAGAACAGTTAGCCATAGATAGAGCTAAAACTTTATTCAATGCAGAATACGCAAATGTTCAGCCTCATTCAGGCTCTCAAGGTAATGCGGCTATATATTTTTCTTGTTTAAATCCTGGAGATAAGATTTTGGGTTTTAATCTTTCTCACGGGGGTCATTTAACACATGGTTCTCCAGTAAATTTTTCTGGGAAAATATACAACGCTTCTTTTTATGGCTTGGAGAAAGAAACGGGGAGATTAAATTACGATGATATACAATCCATGGCTATAAAGGAAAAACCCAAGATGATTATAGCTGGGGCTTCTTCTTATTCTAGGGATATTGATTTCAAAAAATTCAGGGAAATAGCCGATAGTGTAGGAGCTCTTTTATTAGCAGATATATCACATCCTGCTGGATTTATAGCTAGAGGTATTCTAAACGATCCTATTCCTCATTGTCATTTTGTTATGACTACTACCCATAAGACTTTGAGAGGTCCTAGAGGAGGGATCATCATTATGGGGAAAGATTTCGATAATACATTAGGTATAAAAAACCTTAAGGGCGGAGGCTTGAAGAAGATGTCATCAATTATAGATTCAGCTGTTTTCCCGGGTTGTCAGGGAGGTCCGTTAGAGCACACTATAGCAGCTAAGGCCGTGGCTTTTGAAGAGGCTATGTCTGATGATTATTTCGACTACATATTACAGGTGAAAAAAAACGCGGAAGTATTGGCAGAAGAGCTAGTTAAAAAAGGTTATGATATAATTTCTGGAGGAACTGATAATCACTGTATACTCATAGATTTAAGATCTAAAAATATTACTGGTAAGGAGGCTGAGGATTGCCTATGTAAAGCAGATATTACTGTAAATAAAAATATGGTTCCTTTTGATACGGAGTCTCCTTTTATAACGTCGGGCATTAGAATAGGTACTTCTGCTATAACTACTAGGGGCTTAAATGCAGCAGATATGCCTATGATTGCCGATCTAATAGATAGAGTTATAATAGATAATGATGACGAGGATATGATAGAGGGAGTCAAGGCAGATGTGAATAAATTCATGGAGGATAGACCTCTTTTTGCTACTCAAAAAATATAG
- the fabF gene encoding beta-ketoacyl-ACP synthase II, which produces MQLKRVVVTGMGSLTPIGNTVDEYWESLLKGVSGAAPITYFDASNYKTKFACELKNFSVSDHISRRDINKMDLNTQYAMVSAHEAFLDSGIDSCKEVNKDRVGVIWGSGIGGLKTVEEVLLDFYEGGGEMPRFSPFFIPKMIADITAGHISVRYGFRGPNYATVSACSSSAHALIDSFNTIRLGKADIIFAGGSEATITRSGIGGFNSINALSVRNDDPSTASRPFDKDRDGFVMGEGSGTMVLEEYEHAKNRGAKIYAEFIGGAMSADAHHITAPHPEGLGAKNVMIECIKDSGLSKEDIDMVNMHGTSTPLGDMAEVKAVKDVFGDHVYNININSTKSMTGHLLGATGVVEAISCVLSIRGSFVPPTINHFTDDDCIDSRLNFTFNKSQKRDVNVAMSNTFGFGGHNACVMLKKI; this is translated from the coding sequence ATGCAGTTAAAACGAGTTGTAGTTACGGGAATGGGTAGTTTGACTCCTATAGGAAATACTGTAGATGAGTATTGGGAGTCTTTGTTGAAAGGGGTAAGTGGAGCAGCTCCTATCACTTATTTTGATGCGTCTAATTACAAGACTAAGTTTGCTTGCGAGTTAAAGAATTTTTCTGTGTCTGATCATATTAGTAGAAGGGATATCAATAAAATGGATCTCAATACTCAGTATGCTATGGTATCTGCTCATGAGGCTTTTTTAGATTCTGGCATAGATTCTTGCAAAGAAGTTAATAAGGATCGTGTGGGGGTTATTTGGGGATCTGGAATAGGAGGATTGAAAACCGTCGAGGAGGTGTTGTTGGATTTTTATGAAGGAGGCGGTGAGATGCCGCGTTTTTCTCCTTTTTTTATACCAAAGATGATAGCGGATATTACTGCTGGTCACATATCTGTTAGATATGGGTTTAGGGGGCCTAATTATGCTACTGTGTCTGCTTGTTCTTCATCGGCTCACGCTTTGATAGATTCTTTTAATACAATTCGTCTGGGTAAAGCTGATATTATTTTTGCTGGAGGTTCGGAGGCTACTATTACTAGATCTGGTATAGGTGGATTTAATTCTATCAATGCTCTCTCTGTTAGAAATGACGATCCTTCTACGGCATCTCGTCCTTTTGATAAGGATAGGGATGGCTTTGTTATGGGCGAGGGGTCAGGCACGATGGTATTAGAAGAATATGAACATGCTAAAAATAGGGGGGCGAAAATATATGCTGAATTTATAGGTGGAGCTATGTCGGCAGATGCTCATCATATTACTGCTCCTCATCCAGAGGGTTTGGGGGCTAAAAATGTTATGATTGAGTGTATAAAAGATTCGGGTTTGTCCAAGGAGGATATAGATATGGTTAATATGCATGGCACTTCTACTCCTTTGGGAGATATGGCTGAAGTAAAGGCGGTTAAAGATGTGTTTGGCGATCATGTCTATAATATTAATATTAATTCTACAAAGTCTATGACTGGGCATCTTCTTGGAGCTACTGGAGTGGTTGAAGCTATATCTTGTGTTTTAAGTATTAGGGGATCTTTTGTGCCGCCTACTATAAATCATTTTACTGATGATGATTGTATAGATAGCAGGTTGAATTTTACTTTTAATAAATCCCAGAAAAGGGATGTAAATGTAGCTATGAGTAACACATTTGGATTTGGAGGGCACAATGCTTGTGTGATGTTAAAAAAGATATAA
- the hemE gene encoding uroporphyrinogen decarboxylase yields MIKNDILLRALRGEELSRPPVWIMRQAGRYLPDFRAIRAKYSFFECCQRPELVSEITIMPVKQIGVDAAILFSDILVVPKAMGIDIEMKEGIGPYIQNPIRSESDLKRIFLDGVIENLSYVFKAVGLTKRELNGQVPLIGFAGSPWTILCYITQGQGSKVFDKTKELCYREASFVHRLLQLITDVTIEYLKEKIRSGCDVIQIFDSWGGILSPYDYDNFSWKYIQQIIDAIKPMTKIVVFAKGCWYALEKMSESGVDALGIDWTISPKYARSVTNGRITLQGNLDPSCLFYRASEIDKVTNEMIDNFGSTKYIVNLGHGILPNIPLDNVKTFVESVKKYSREQ; encoded by the coding sequence ATGATAAAAAATGATATTCTTTTAAGGGCTTTAAGGGGTGAAGAGCTATCTAGGCCTCCTGTTTGGATAATGAGGCAGGCTGGCAGGTATTTGCCAGATTTTAGAGCGATAAGGGCTAAGTATTCATTTTTCGAATGTTGTCAAAGGCCTGAATTAGTTTCAGAGATAACCATTATGCCAGTAAAGCAGATAGGGGTAGATGCTGCTATATTGTTTTCTGATATACTGGTCGTTCCCAAGGCTATGGGCATAGATATAGAGATGAAAGAGGGCATAGGTCCTTATATTCAAAATCCAATAAGGTCTGAGAGTGATTTAAAAAGAATCTTTTTAGATGGTGTCATTGAAAATTTATCTTACGTATTTAAGGCTGTTGGGCTCACAAAGAGAGAGTTGAATGGACAAGTCCCTTTGATAGGTTTTGCAGGATCCCCTTGGACTATACTTTGTTATATAACACAAGGTCAGGGCAGTAAGGTCTTTGACAAGACAAAAGAGTTGTGTTATAGGGAGGCCTCTTTTGTTCATAGATTACTTCAATTGATTACAGATGTCACTATAGAGTATCTCAAAGAGAAGATTAGGTCTGGTTGTGATGTAATTCAAATTTTTGATAGTTGGGGGGGTATATTATCTCCTTATGACTATGATAATTTTTCATGGAAATATATTCAGCAAATAATAGATGCTATTAAGCCTATGACAAAAATTGTGGTGTTTGCCAAGGGATGTTGGTATGCTTTGGAAAAGATGAGTGAGTCAGGAGTCGATGCTTTAGGCATAGATTGGACTATATCTCCAAAATACGCGAGATCTGTTACTAATGGGCGCATTACCCTTCAAGGTAATTTAGATCCTAGTTGTCTTTTTTATCGGGCTTCTGAGATAGATAAGGTAACTAATGAGATGATAGATAATTTTGGCAGCACAAAGTACATAGTCAATTTGGGTCATGGAATACTGCCAAATATACCATTAGATAATGTAAAGACATTTGTAGAATCAGTAAAAAAATATAGTAGAGAACAATAG
- a CDS encoding uroporphyrinogen-III synthase — translation MLVLSTKKIPAQYKRIFKSGIEFKEYSFISIKYTPPVLEEVKNSNIIFTSKNSVRSIESQICKWRKNSFYCVGEQTFDYLQVLGISEAFSFFNVSDLADFLVQKKIDDILFFRGDISLDVLSTRIGNSSVKYREIVVYKTVLNPIEVDEKRVSIIMFFSPSAVRSFFYKNRLCSKTKCLCIGLTTAMELRKYSDNCFYTPKTPSVKGVIELLKAEIKNDKK, via the coding sequence ATGTTAGTTTTGTCTACTAAAAAAATACCTGCGCAATACAAGAGAATTTTTAAGAGTGGAATAGAGTTTAAGGAGTATTCTTTTATCAGCATAAAGTATACACCTCCAGTTCTAGAGGAGGTTAAAAACAGTAATATTATATTCACTAGCAAGAATTCGGTAAGGTCTATTGAGAGTCAGATATGTAAGTGGCGTAAAAATAGTTTCTATTGCGTTGGGGAGCAAACTTTTGATTATTTACAGGTTTTAGGTATAAGTGAGGCATTTTCTTTTTTTAATGTAAGTGATTTAGCTGATTTTCTAGTTCAGAAAAAAATAGACGACATTTTATTTTTTAGAGGGGATATTAGCTTAGATGTTTTGAGTACTAGAATTGGGAATTCTAGTGTTAAATACAGAGAGATCGTAGTTTACAAAACGGTGTTAAATCCAATAGAGGTCGATGAGAAAAGAGTTTCCATAATTATGTTTTTTAGTCCTTCGGCCGTGAGGAGTTTTTTTTATAAAAACAGATTGTGTTCCAAGACAAAATGTCTTTGTATAGGTCTTACTACGGCTATGGAGCTGAGAAAATACTCTGACAATTGTTTTTATACACCTAAAACCCCAAGTGTTAAGGGTGTGATAGAACTATTAAAAGCAGAAATTAAAAATGATAAAAAATGA
- a CDS encoding RelA/SpoT family protein: MANDLQIEKRNILRSYRSLLKNPYQKLSDGDIRDIRKSFDFALEVHKDQRRKSGEPYIYHPIAVAKIVTEEIGLGKVSIISALLHDVVEDSSYTLHDIEEHFSPTVAKIVKGLTKITEVKNSNSSQQVENFRNMLLTLSDDVRVILIKLADRLHNMRTLDSMSRNKQIEKASETLFIYAPLAHRLGLYNIKSELEDLGLKYTDPHSYNSIQLRIKESESKQKEYIRKISEIVSEELNRHSIKFEIKGRPKSIYSINKKIKEKDIDIDQIYDIFAIRIIFESNIEDEKFNAWKIYSIVTDKFKPKPSRLRDWLSTPKATGYEALHTTVMGLDGKWVEIQIRSQRMDEIAERGYAAHYKYKNANTKDNFDTWILKLKDMLQDLDVDSAEFVGDFTSNLHQEEVYVFTPNGDLKSLPLGASALDFAFEIHAEIGLTCLGAKINGRLFPLSHKLKNGDQIEIVTSKNQKPKADWLNFVITGKAKSNIKASLREDNRKIVKEGREILTQKLSVLGTDFDEKTTNSLVSFFKEKKISDVFYKVGVGAIRSTNIKRFVESRKGIIRNIRSRLKRKYDSLRQKRALLLKDKEQKYKTIVFGSNEQELEYKLSVCCNPVYGDNIFGFTSINDNIVKIHREDCPNSVNMISNYGHRVIRARWVDFANDTSFLSSIKIKAVDNNGLLSGVTNILSTEMNIVIKSLNGFEKSGVFEANLSVMVHSLGQLEDLLGRLKKIEGVYSIKRV, translated from the coding sequence ATGGCAAATGATTTACAAATAGAGAAGAGAAATATACTGCGTAGCTATAGGTCTTTATTAAAAAATCCTTATCAAAAGTTGAGCGATGGTGATATAAGAGACATAAGGAAATCTTTTGATTTTGCTTTAGAGGTTCACAAAGATCAACGTAGGAAGTCTGGGGAGCCTTATATATATCATCCAATTGCTGTAGCGAAGATCGTAACCGAGGAGATAGGTTTAGGAAAAGTATCTATAATTTCTGCTCTGCTTCACGATGTGGTGGAGGATTCTAGTTATACATTGCATGATATAGAGGAGCATTTCAGTCCAACAGTAGCTAAAATAGTAAAAGGCCTCACAAAGATTACAGAGGTAAAAAACAGCAATTCTTCTCAGCAAGTTGAGAACTTTAGAAATATGTTGTTGACTCTCTCCGATGATGTTAGAGTAATACTTATAAAGTTAGCAGATAGGTTGCACAATATGCGGACTTTAGATTCCATGTCTCGCAATAAGCAAATAGAAAAAGCATCAGAGACTTTGTTTATCTATGCTCCTTTGGCTCATAGATTGGGTTTGTATAATATAAAATCTGAATTAGAGGATTTAGGTTTGAAATATACTGATCCACACTCTTACAATAGCATTCAGTTGAGGATAAAAGAATCAGAGTCAAAACAGAAAGAGTATATAAGAAAAATTTCAGAAATAGTAAGTGAAGAGTTAAATAGGCACAGTATTAAATTCGAAATAAAAGGCAGGCCTAAATCCATATATTCCATAAACAAAAAGATAAAAGAAAAGGATATAGATATAGATCAGATATATGACATCTTTGCCATACGTATTATTTTCGAATCTAATATAGAAGATGAAAAATTTAATGCTTGGAAAATATATTCTATAGTAACAGATAAGTTTAAACCTAAACCTTCGCGTCTAAGAGATTGGCTCTCTACTCCAAAAGCCACTGGTTATGAAGCTTTACACACCACGGTGATGGGCTTGGATGGCAAGTGGGTAGAAATTCAGATTAGGTCTCAGCGTATGGATGAGATTGCAGAGAGGGGATATGCTGCTCACTACAAATACAAAAATGCCAATACCAAGGATAATTTTGACACTTGGATTTTGAAGCTCAAAGATATGTTGCAAGATCTAGATGTGGATTCTGCAGAATTTGTAGGAGATTTCACATCTAATTTGCATCAAGAGGAGGTGTATGTATTTACTCCAAATGGAGATTTAAAGTCATTACCGTTAGGGGCTTCTGCTCTTGATTTTGCTTTTGAAATTCATGCAGAGATAGGTCTTACATGTCTTGGAGCTAAGATCAATGGTCGTCTATTTCCTCTTTCTCATAAGTTGAAAAATGGAGATCAGATAGAAATAGTGACTTCTAAAAATCAAAAGCCAAAGGCTGATTGGTTAAATTTTGTTATCACTGGCAAGGCAAAATCAAATATAAAAGCATCTCTTAGAGAAGATAATAGAAAGATAGTCAAGGAGGGCAGGGAGATTTTGACCCAAAAATTGAGTGTGTTAGGAACTGATTTTGATGAAAAAACTACTAACAGTTTAGTTTCATTTTTCAAAGAGAAAAAAATTTCTGATGTGTTCTATAAAGTTGGTGTTGGTGCCATTAGGAGTACTAATATAAAGAGGTTTGTAGAAAGCAGGAAGGGCATAATAAGGAATATTAGAAGTAGGTTAAAGAGAAAATACGATTCACTGAGGCAGAAGAGAGCTTTGCTCCTTAAGGACAAGGAGCAAAAGTATAAGACTATAGTTTTTGGTTCAAATGAGCAAGAGTTAGAGTATAAATTATCTGTCTGTTGTAATCCAGTTTATGGAGATAATATATTTGGGTTTACCTCTATCAATGATAATATTGTAAAAATTCACAGAGAAGATTGTCCTAATTCTGTCAATATGATATCCAACTACGGCCATAGGGTTATTAGGGCAAGGTGGGTAGATTTTGCAAACGATACTAGTTTTTTGTCTTCAATTAAAATAAAAGCGGTGGATAACAATGGCTTATTAAGTGGGGTAACTAACATTTTATCTACAGAAATGAATATAGTCATAAAGAGTCTCAATGGATTTGAGAAATCAGGTGTTTTCGAAGCTAATCTATCTGTTATGGTTCATAGCCTTGGGCAGTTGGAAGATTTATTAGGTAGATTAAAAAAAATAGAGGGAGTTTATTCTATCAAGAGAGTGTAG
- a CDS encoding acyl carrier protein, translating into MSDIALKVRTIIVEKLGVDENEITPEAQFSTDLGADSLDTVELIMAFEKEFDISIPDDKAENITTVAQAIEHIEKELANK; encoded by the coding sequence ATGTCAGATATTGCATTAAAAGTAAGAACAATTATAGTAGAGAAGTTGGGTGTTGATGAAAATGAGATAACTCCAGAGGCTCAGTTTTCTACTGATTTAGGAGCAGATTCTTTAGATACTGTAGAGCTTATAATGGCGTTTGAAAAGGAATTTGATATCAGTATCCCTGATGATAAGGCTGAAAACATTACTACTGTAGCTCAGGCTATAGAGCATATAGAAAAAGAGCTGGCTAACAAGTAA